In Halothermothrix orenii H 168, the sequence GCTTTGAATATCAAGGGCTTACCAGAAAGGTTTTTTATACAAAAACCAGGGTTATTGCAAAGTTACAGGTTTATAGGGGAAAAAGGCGGCTGGGTGATATTACTTCAGAGAAAATTTTTTACCCTGGTCATGACCAGCCGGATACTGAAATAGGTCTAATGAGTAAAATAAATGAGGATATTTATTTTAACTTAGCCGGTTGGGATGGAGACCAGGCCCGGATAGAGGTAAATATATACCCTCTGGTATCATTAATATGGACAGGAGCCCTGGTTATCTGTATCGGGGTTGTGGTCCTTGTTTTACCAGTAAGACAGGAGATAGATTATCAGCAAGGAACAAAGTCAGGCAGGGGTTGCCCGGGATGGAAGTATTGAGAGTAAAGCAACTTACAAAAAAGATTGGTTACAGAACTATACTTTCTAATATTAACCTGGAGGTATCCTCGGGGGAACTTGTTGTCTTAATCGGTCCAAATGGAGCTGGTAAAACAACATTTTTAAGAATTTTGGCCGGTCTAACAAACAAAACTTCTGGGGAAATTTTGATTGACAACAAACCCTGTAAAATCGGGGATTCGCGTATAGGGTATCTCGGGCATCAAACAATGCTTTATAATTTGATGACAGTCTATGAAAACCTGGAGACATTTGGCAGGTTATATGGTTGTTTTAATGATGAAAAAGTTGAAGGACTCCTGAAAAAAGTGAATCTTTACTTTAATAAATATGAGAGGGTTGCTAACCTGTCCCGGGGGATGAAACAGCGCCTTGCCCTGGCCAGGTTACTTTTACCACAACCTGATTTAATCCTCTATGATGAACCATTTACCGGACTCGATAGGGAGGGGCAAAAATTACTGATAGATATACTTAAAAAACAACAGAATGATGGGAAATTACAGGTCCTTGTCACCCATAAATCTGCTTTTCTGACCGGAATTAACTATAGAAAGTATAGACTTGAAAGGGGAGAACTGGTTGAAGGTGGGGACAACATATGAACTCCTACTTTAAAAATCTCTGGATTTTGTATCTTAAGGACTTAAAATGTGAATTTAGAAGCATAGATAACATGGCTTCGACAATTGTGTTTGGATTAATGGTTACCTTTATCATCAGTCTTTCCCTGCAAAACCTCGATATGGAGTCTATTAATATCTTTCCTTCACTACTTTGGGTCGTTGTTCTGT encodes:
- the ccmA gene encoding heme ABC exporter ATP-binding protein CcmA, producing MEVLRVKQLTKKIGYRTILSNINLEVSSGELVVLIGPNGAGKTTFLRILAGLTNKTSGEILIDNKPCKIGDSRIGYLGHQTMLYNLMTVYENLETFGRLYGCFNDEKVEGLLKKVNLYFNKYERVANLSRGMKQRLALARLLLPQPDLILYDEPFTGLDREGQKLLIDILKKQQNDGKLQVLVTHKSAFLTGINYRKYRLERGELVEGGDNI